The following proteins come from a genomic window of Anabas testudineus chromosome 3, fAnaTes1.2, whole genome shotgun sequence:
- the elp4 gene encoding elongator complex protein 4, which yields MAAPVNSVGKPSVERLPFSTTSFQKKTRSKLISIPGTRPSVQNGQLLVSTGVTSLDYLLGGGLAVGTVLLIEEDRYDSYSRMILKYFLAEGVVCRHELFVATAQDNPDDILQELPSPILDDVAIHKPVEQPRLSCEPSDSLDAMKIAWRYQNLPKVQSALASSSRFGHYYDVSKTMEPEIRQAAKCHRFYLPEYPTQSSPTHSPVLESYSALLKSLQEIIHREGFDVGAPMSKSRNILRIGLHSLGSALWGDDLTCHDNPTHRHALTTFLYGLRALMRSSLAVAVVTVSSHLIQDRALMGSITRLCDNAIALESFKGSERETNPLYKDYHGLLHVRQVPHLNCLASQLPDHKDLAFKLKRKQFSIERLHLPPDLSETVSRVSKGELAGVASACGSGTSGNKHLDF from the exons ATGGCAGCTCCAGTGAACAGTGTGGGTAAACCCTCAGTTGAACGTTTACCGTTCAGTACTACGAGTTttcagaagaaaacaagaagcaaGTTAATCTCTATACCTGGCACCAGACCTTCGGTTCAAAACGGACAGCTCTTAGTTTCGACCGGTGTCACGTCTCTCGACTATCTCCTTG GTGGTGGGTTAGCTGTTGGAACAGTACTTCTCATAG AGGAGGACCGATATGATAGCTACTCCCGTATGATCTTAAAGTACTTCCTAGCGGAAGGAGTGGTGTGTCGACATGAACTTTTTGTGGCTACAGCTCAAGATAACCCAGATGACATCTTACAG GAACTCCCTTCTCCTATTTTGGATGATGTTGCCATTCACAAACCAGTGGAGCAGCCCAGGCTCTCTTGTGAACCTTCGGATAGTTTGGATGCCATGAAGATTGCCTGGCGCTATCAGAATCTTCCCAAAGTACAG AGTGCCCTGGCATCGTCATCCCGGTTCGGGCACTATTATGATGTCTCCAAGACAATGGAGCCAGAAATTCGCCAGGCAGCCAAGTGCCACCGCTTCTACCTTCCAGAATATCCCACCCAGTCATCACCCACACACAG TCCTGTGCTTGAGTCCTACTCTGCACTGTTGAAGTCACTTCAAGAGATCATACACAGAGAGGGCTTTGATGTTGGAGCCCCCATG TCAAAATCACGTAACATCTTGCGCATTGGGCTTCACTCTCTTGGATCAGCCCTTTGGGGGGATGACCTGACTTGCCACGATAACCCTACACACCGCCACGCCCTCACTACCTTTCTCTATGGACTGCGTGCTTTAATGAGGTCGTCACTGGCAGTTGCAGTAGTTACTGTATCTTCACATCTCATACAG GACAGGGCTCTTATGGGCAGCATAACCAGGCTGTGTGACAATGCCATAGCCTTGGAATCATTCAAAGGCTCGGAGAGAGAGACCAACCCACTCTACAAAGATTACCATG GCCTGCTACATGTACGCCAGGTACCTCACCTGAACTGTCTGGCAAGTCAACTCCCTGACCACAAGGACCTGGCCTTTAAACTCAAGAGAAAACAGTTCAGTATTGAG